One Pseudodesulfovibrio cashew DNA window includes the following coding sequences:
- a CDS encoding 4-hydroxybenzoate octaprenyltransferase, with product MNIVKDLGVICRMIKIEHSVFALPFAYMGAFLAAGGWPGLYNMLVLTVAMVAVRSFAMAFNRYADLDIDRENPRTQDRPLVTGELSTSFTLLFILGTGVVFVVMCALMNPLCLALSPLALGLSAFYSYCKRFTRWCHFVLGAVLGLAPVAGWLCVDPVFTLPAALLFCGVILWVAGFDLLYACQDAAFDAKHGLWSVPARLGVPAALFVSTLSHVFAAALFLLAGWAAALGWAYFLVAVPVAVVLMAEHLLVKADDMSRVNVAFFTMNGVIAVVLFLAVLLDLSLAA from the coding sequence ATGAATATCGTCAAAGACCTCGGCGTCATCTGCCGGATGATCAAGATAGAACACTCGGTGTTCGCCCTGCCGTTCGCCTACATGGGCGCGTTCCTGGCCGCCGGAGGGTGGCCGGGCCTGTACAACATGCTCGTGCTCACCGTGGCCATGGTCGCGGTGCGTTCCTTTGCCATGGCCTTCAATAGGTACGCGGACCTGGACATCGACCGGGAGAACCCGCGCACCCAGGACAGGCCGCTGGTTACGGGCGAGCTATCCACCTCGTTCACCCTGCTGTTCATCCTCGGCACGGGCGTGGTCTTCGTAGTCATGTGCGCGCTGATGAACCCGCTCTGCCTGGCGCTCTCGCCCCTGGCTCTGGGGCTTTCGGCCTTCTACAGCTATTGCAAGCGGTTCACCCGCTGGTGCCACTTCGTGCTCGGCGCTGTCCTGGGGCTGGCCCCGGTGGCGGGCTGGCTCTGCGTGGACCCGGTCTTCACCCTGCCTGCGGCCCTGCTTTTTTGCGGCGTGATCCTCTGGGTGGCAGGCTTCGACCTGCTCTATGCCTGCCAGGACGCGGCCTTTGACGCCAAGCACGGGCTATGGTCGGTCCCGGCGCGGCTGGGCGTGCCCGCGGCCCTGTTCGTCTCCACCCTGAGTCATGTCTTCGCCGCCGCGCTCTTTCTGCTGGCAGGCTGGGCCGCCGCGCTGGGCTGGGCGTATTTCCTGGTGGCGGTGCCAGTGGCCGTGGTGCTCATGGCCGAGCATCTGCTGGTCAAGGCGGACGACATGAGCCGGGTCAACGTGGCCT
- a CDS encoding DMT family transporter yields MKWIFVLLALVAGATMPVQAGINLRLREALGDPIVAALVSFAVGTIALAVYCFALRPVPTLAMAAGAPWWSWLGGLCGAFFVSVIIILAAKLGATSSMVWLLAGQFLAALILDHFGLIAFDVRVITWQRLAGICLVLAGAVLVSRY; encoded by the coding sequence ATGAAATGGATTTTCGTTCTCCTCGCCCTGGTGGCCGGCGCGACCATGCCGGTACAGGCGGGCATCAACCTGCGTCTGAGGGAGGCTTTGGGCGACCCGATCGTCGCGGCACTGGTCTCCTTTGCCGTGGGCACCATTGCCCTGGCCGTCTATTGTTTTGCCCTGCGCCCGGTGCCGACCCTGGCCATGGCCGCGGGCGCGCCGTGGTGGTCCTGGCTGGGCGGATTGTGCGGGGCGTTTTTCGTCTCGGTGATCATCATCCTGGCCGCCAAGCTCGGCGCGACTTCGAGCATGGTCTGGCTGCTGGCCGGGCAGTTCCTGGCCGCCCTGATCCTGGATCACTTCGGCCTGATCGCCTTTGACGTGCGCGTCATCACCTGGCAGCGCCTGGCGGGTATCTGCCTGGTCCTCGCCGGGGCCGTGCTGGTCAGCCGCTACTGA
- a CDS encoding TraR/DksA family transcriptional regulator, protein MTDTQRREIKHHLMQGLDSLSTLGTGHSLIVENCPDETDFASQLAEQGVKVAMERRRMARLLELETALKRLSETDYGICDECGDEIGVARLKANPSARLCVVCQSALEDGATH, encoded by the coding sequence ATGACCGATACCCAACGTCGAGAGATCAAGCACCATCTCATGCAGGGCCTGGATTCCCTGTCCACCCTGGGAACAGGCCACAGCCTGATCGTGGAGAACTGCCCGGACGAGACCGACTTCGCATCCCAACTGGCCGAACAGGGCGTCAAAGTGGCCATGGAGCGCCGCCGCATGGCACGCCTGCTTGAGTTGGAAACCGCGCTCAAGCGGCTCTCCGAAACCGACTACGGCATCTGCGACGAGTGCGGCGACGAGATAGGCGTGGCCAGACTCAAGGCCAACCCGTCCGCCCGGCTGTGCGTGGTCTGCCAGTCCGCCCTGGAAGACGGCGCGACCCACTAA